Proteins co-encoded in one Deinococcus aerius genomic window:
- a CDS encoding glutaredoxin family protein — protein sequence MLPTVIVYTVPNCSSCEAVKRFLTARRVIYIEKNVREDPAALAEMQARANVRVAPVTVIGERAFYGTFEDQRPLLEAALSDNGA from the coding sequence ATGCTCCCGACCGTGATCGTCTACACCGTCCCCAACTGCTCGTCGTGCGAGGCCGTCAAGCGCTTTCTCACGGCGCGGCGGGTCATCTATATCGAGAAGAACGTCCGCGAGGACCCGGCGGCCTTGGCGGAGATGCAGGCGCGGGCGAACGTCCGCGTCGCCCCCGTGACCGTCATCGGTGAGCGGGCCTTTTACGGCACCTTTGAGGACCAGCGCCCCCTGCTGGAAGCCGCCCTGAGCGACAATGGGGCATGA
- a CDS encoding cation transporter has protein sequence MSDSRTDDDAHHLDASQAADRRILWLVLLINLGQSLAGAGVGVWASSTALIGAALDNLADASVYGVSLYAVGRAATIKVRAARLSGWLLIGLAVLLFVEVLRRFFGGEEPVGPAMMVMAAVNAGLNLVCLHLLRRHQGEDVNFKASAIFTSNDSLVNLAVVLSGALVLWLDSNLPDLVLGVIVSAIAANGGREILSEAAEAAETARSEA, from the coding sequence GTGAGCGACTCCCGGACAGACGACGACGCACACCATCTCGACGCCAGCCAGGCGGCCGACCGCCGCATCCTGTGGCTGGTGCTGCTGATCAACCTCGGGCAATCCCTGGCGGGCGCAGGGGTCGGCGTGTGGGCGTCCTCCACCGCCCTGATCGGCGCAGCCCTCGACAACCTGGCCGACGCGTCTGTCTACGGCGTCAGCCTCTACGCGGTGGGCCGCGCCGCCACCATCAAGGTGCGCGCCGCCCGCCTGTCCGGCTGGCTCCTGATCGGCCTCGCGGTGCTGCTGTTCGTGGAGGTGCTGCGCCGGTTCTTCGGGGGTGAAGAGCCGGTCGGCCCCGCGATGATGGTCATGGCCGCCGTCAACGCGGGGCTGAACCTGGTCTGCTTGCACCTCCTCAGGCGCCACCAGGGCGAGGACGTCAATTTCAAGGCGTCGGCCATCTTCACCAGCAACGACTCGCTGGTGAACCTGGCCGTCGTGCTGTCCGGCGCGCTGGTGTTGTGGTTGGATTCGAATCTGCCGGACCTGGTGCTCGGCGTGATCGTGTCGGCCATCGCGGCCAACGGAGGTCGGGAAATCCTGTCCGAGGCGGCCGAGGCTGCGGAAACGGCCCGGTCGGAGGCTTGA
- a CDS encoding ArsR/SmtB family transcription factor: protein MTSSLPDVKTDRAADCEVHCVHPEAVARAAAGLPDEALIERATTLTKVVSDPTRLRILSALALEELCVCDLAVIAGINESTMSHQLRHLRALGLVTFRKVGRIAYYRLANDGVTRLIADVLEHAKAM, encoded by the coding sequence ATGACTTCCTCCCTTCCCGACGTCAAGACCGATCGTGCGGCCGACTGCGAAGTCCACTGCGTGCACCCCGAGGCCGTGGCCCGCGCGGCGGCGGGCCTGCCGGACGAGGCCCTCATCGAGCGCGCGACCACCCTGACCAAGGTGGTCTCCGACCCCACCCGGTTGCGCATCCTCTCCGCGCTCGCGCTGGAGGAACTGTGCGTGTGCGACCTGGCGGTGATCGCGGGCATCAACGAGTCCACCATGAGTCACCAGCTCCGCCACCTGCGCGCGCTGGGCCTGGTGACCTTCCGGAAGGTGGGCCGCATCGCCTACTACCGACTGGCGAACGACGGCGTCACGCGGCTGATCGCGGACGTGCTGGAGCACGCCAAAGCCATGTGA
- a CDS encoding undecaprenyl-diphosphate phosphatase, with product MNTSISAALLGLVEGITEFLPVSSTGHLIVAADLLKFRDSGGTFEIVIQLGAVLAVIAYYGRDLLGQARALPVSPDARRLWLGVALAFLPAAILGFLFSDLITRYLFSPVTVAISLIIGGIVLWVIEGRPVAATTRGLTQVSRRQALVVGCAQCLALVPGVSRSASSIIGGLLTGLDRPTATAFSFYLSIPTLGLATLYALLKGRDALGAAQLGPLAVGLAVSFVTALLAVSWLLRYVSRHNFRGFAVYRVLAGLAILGWVLWR from the coding sequence TTGAACACCTCCATCTCTGCGGCCCTGCTGGGCCTCGTCGAGGGCATCACCGAGTTCCTGCCGGTGTCCTCCACCGGCCACCTGATTGTCGCCGCCGACCTGCTGAAGTTCCGCGACTCGGGCGGCACCTTCGAGATCGTCATCCAGCTCGGGGCGGTGCTGGCCGTCATCGCGTACTACGGGCGCGACCTGCTCGGCCAGGCGCGCGCCCTGCCGGTCAGCCCGGACGCCCGCCGGTTGTGGCTGGGCGTGGCCCTGGCCTTCCTCCCGGCGGCCATCCTGGGCTTCCTGTTCAGCGACCTGATCACGCGCTACCTCTTCTCGCCGGTCACGGTGGCGATCTCCCTGATCATCGGCGGGATCGTGTTGTGGGTGATCGAGGGGCGGCCTGTGGCAGCCACCACGAGGGGCCTGACCCAAGTGAGTCGGCGCCAGGCCCTCGTCGTGGGCTGCGCCCAGTGCCTCGCCCTGGTGCCCGGCGTCTCGCGCAGCGCGTCGAGCATCATCGGCGGCCTGCTGACCGGGCTCGACCGGCCCACCGCGACCGCGTTCTCGTTCTACCTGTCGATTCCGACCCTGGGCCTGGCGACGCTGTACGCCCTGCTGAAGGGGCGCGACGCCCTGGGGGCAGCGCAACTCGGCCCCCTCGCCGTTGGGCTGGCGGTGTCGTTCGTGACGGCGCTGCTCGCGGTGAGCTGGCTGCTGCGCTACGTCTCCCGGCACAACTTCCGGGGCTTCGCGGTGTACCGCGTGCTCGCGGGCCTCGCCATCCTGGGGTGGGTGCTGTGGCGCTGA
- the lspA gene encoding signal peptidase II, which produces MALRRAGVVWPRPAVIAGVLACLLLDQSLKAWAVREFTLGEFREVLPGVLSLGLIYNTGAAWSLFAGAALPLAALRLVVGVALLVYLSRRAVPPLTGVALTLIAGGALSNSLDGWRLGKVVDTLASHTLSAVTRALGQGDFPVFNLADVWVVSGVLLLLLRSTRSPTRSSSTA; this is translated from the coding sequence GTGGCGCTGAGGCGGGCGGGGGTGGTGTGGCCCCGACCGGCGGTGATCGCCGGGGTGCTCGCGTGCCTGCTGCTGGACCAGAGCCTCAAGGCGTGGGCCGTGCGGGAATTCACACTCGGCGAGTTCCGCGAGGTCCTCCCCGGGGTGCTGAGTCTGGGGCTGATCTACAACACGGGGGCGGCCTGGAGCCTGTTCGCGGGGGCGGCGCTGCCCCTCGCCGCGCTGCGGCTGGTGGTGGGCGTGGCGCTGCTCGTGTACCTCTCCCGCCGCGCCGTTCCGCCCCTAACGGGTGTGGCCCTCACCCTGATTGCCGGGGGGGCGCTCAGCAACTCGCTCGACGGGTGGCGGCTGGGCAAGGTCGTGGATACGCTCGCGTCGCACACCCTCTCGGCGGTCACCCGCGCGCTGGGGCAGGGGGACTTTCCGGTCTTCAACCTCGCCGATGTCTGGGTGGTGAGCGGCGTGCTGTTGCTGCTGCTGCGAAGCACGCGCTCCCCGACCCGGTCCTCGTCCACGGCCTGA